In Victivallaceae bacterium, a single window of DNA contains:
- a CDS encoding insulinase family protein — MKSGDVYRNFFVTSCEEIPEIKSTLLEMEHKSTGASIMMIIHDDDENLFNISFQTCPSKSDGVAHILEHTVLCGSVAYPVKDPFFSMTRRSLNTFMNAFTGPDFTCYPAASQIAEDFYNLFSVYIDSVFHPLLSKNSFLQEGWRLEVVNREKKLLKFNGVVFNEMKGALMSGEARLSEALNTAIFPDVTYGVNSGGEPKDIVKLNRDTVRDFHEKYYSPGRAFFYFYGNIKPESHLDFLEEKILRGAEKADKPLPVPLQKRFKEPCRKHLFYPTDSKDEDKSLFGITWLTCSILDQLDLLGLYVIDLVLMGSDAALLKSELLRSGLCKQADSAIEGEIREIPFTVVCKGCSSDARQPLEDLIFRSLHETVKNGIPAHLIEGAIHQLELSRKEISGYSMPYGLSLFFRAGLLKQHGGNPSDGLKIHSLFANLRNKLAASDYLAELINKYLIDNKHFACILMEPDPDLISKENEEERILLEKIAETFEDQNFERVIQENAELEKFRNEKDDPFILPGISLEKIPVSGKEFSLSVEKNSSGNLLVHECFTNDLVFVDFVSDLPHVSLEELPWLRLLIYLLPQMGSGGRNYKQQLEFLLEHTGGIDIVYDFSFHAVTFGLIRPSLSIRGKVLAAKKDKLFQVFQDLIESTDWTDKYRIKELLLQHEESLTNSVRNSPMGYAVNLATSSLSSVAAVSYALSGLPYVEMIRSLCMNFESKIDEIIFKLSDLKNRCLGLAQPDLVLSCNRETVDLLAKDDFYGIFSVCNKDKQAWNTSIPLKSGSHEGLFIPSRAAFNALAFPLQELSYSHPDASTLCVLAEMLDNVVLHTKIREQGGAYGSGVSNNLAKGVFYFYSYRDPEIFNSYRVFLEAIEILMEGKFSELDLKEGILGVIQDLDTPVPPGGRAIVSYFRLRNGKTVDVRQKFRKALLNVTVEDIKSVARKYLFEILDRAIFVSFAGEEMLRKNAEEFDGNMKLSASLL, encoded by the coding sequence ATGAAATCCGGAGATGTTTATCGCAATTTTTTCGTTACTTCTTGTGAAGAAATTCCCGAAATCAAGAGTACTCTTTTGGAAATGGAACATAAAAGCACGGGAGCTTCCATCATGATGATTATTCATGATGATGACGAAAATCTTTTTAATATTTCATTTCAGACATGTCCTTCTAAATCTGATGGAGTAGCTCATATTTTGGAACATACGGTTCTTTGCGGTTCCGTCGCTTATCCCGTAAAAGATCCTTTTTTTTCGATGACCAGACGTAGTTTAAATACTTTTATGAACGCCTTTACGGGTCCCGATTTTACGTGTTATCCCGCTGCGTCCCAGATTGCCGAAGATTTTTATAACCTATTTAGCGTTTATATCGATTCGGTATTTCATCCTTTGTTGAGTAAGAATTCTTTTCTTCAAGAAGGGTGGCGGTTGGAAGTCGTCAATCGGGAAAAGAAACTTTTGAAATTCAACGGAGTGGTTTTTAACGAAATGAAGGGAGCCCTTATGAGCGGAGAAGCTAGGTTATCCGAAGCTTTAAATACTGCCATATTCCCTGACGTAACGTACGGAGTAAATTCAGGAGGAGAACCCAAAGATATCGTTAAATTGAATCGAGACACCGTAAGAGATTTTCATGAGAAATATTATTCTCCGGGGAGGGCATTTTTCTATTTTTATGGTAATATAAAACCGGAAAGTCATCTTGATTTTTTGGAAGAAAAAATTCTTAGGGGAGCGGAAAAAGCAGATAAGCCTCTACCGGTGCCTCTTCAAAAACGATTTAAGGAACCTTGTCGAAAACATTTGTTCTACCCTACGGACTCTAAAGACGAAGATAAATCTTTATTCGGTATCACATGGCTTACTTGTTCTATTTTGGATCAGTTGGACTTATTGGGATTGTATGTGATAGATCTTGTTCTTATGGGATCCGACGCTGCTCTTTTAAAGAGTGAATTATTGAGGTCGGGTTTGTGTAAACAGGCGGATTCTGCTATAGAAGGCGAAATTAGGGAAATCCCGTTTACGGTTGTTTGTAAGGGCTGTTCTTCTGATGCACGTCAGCCTTTGGAAGATTTAATATTTCGCTCTTTACATGAAACAGTTAAAAACGGCATTCCTGCGCATTTGATAGAAGGTGCCATTCATCAACTGGAACTTTCTAGGAAAGAAATTTCCGGATACTCTATGCCTTACGGATTATCGTTGTTTTTTCGAGCCGGTTTATTGAAACAACACGGAGGAAATCCATCGGATGGCTTGAAAATACATAGTTTATTTGCCAATTTGAGAAATAAATTGGCAGCCTCGGATTATCTTGCCGAATTGATCAATAAATACTTGATAGATAACAAACATTTCGCGTGTATCTTGATGGAACCCGACCCTGATCTGATTTCAAAGGAAAACGAAGAAGAAAGGATTCTTTTGGAAAAGATAGCCGAAACATTTGAAGATCAAAATTTTGAAAGAGTAATTCAAGAAAATGCCGAGCTGGAAAAATTCAGGAACGAAAAAGACGATCCTTTTATTTTACCTGGCATTTCGCTGGAAAAGATCCCTGTTTCAGGTAAGGAGTTCTCTTTATCCGTAGAAAAAAATTCTTCAGGCAATTTGTTGGTTCATGAATGTTTTACGAATGATCTAGTGTTCGTCGATTTCGTATCGGATTTGCCTCATGTGAGTCTTGAAGAGCTTCCTTGGTTACGTCTACTGATCTATCTTTTACCACAGATGGGTAGTGGAGGTAGGAACTATAAACAACAGTTGGAATTCCTTTTGGAACATACTGGAGGCATTGATATTGTTTATGATTTTTCTTTTCATGCGGTTACATTCGGTTTGATACGACCTTCGTTAAGTATTCGAGGGAAAGTATTGGCAGCTAAAAAAGACAAATTGTTTCAAGTGTTTCAAGATTTAATCGAATCAACGGATTGGACCGATAAGTATCGTATCAAGGAGTTATTGCTTCAACATGAGGAATCTTTGACTAATAGCGTTAGAAATAGCCCTATGGGTTATGCCGTTAATTTAGCGACTTCTTCCCTGTCTTCCGTAGCCGCTGTGTCTTACGCTCTTTCAGGATTGCCTTACGTCGAAATGATTCGTAGTTTATGTATGAATTTCGAATCGAAGATCGATGAAATTATTTTCAAATTGAGTGATTTAAAGAACAGATGTCTAGGATTGGCACAACCCGACTTAGTTTTAAGCTGTAATCGAGAAACCGTGGATCTATTGGCTAAGGATGATTTTTACGGAATTTTTTCAGTATGCAATAAGGACAAACAGGCATGGAATACCTCTATTCCTTTGAAATCCGGTTCTCATGAAGGACTCTTTATACCGTCGCGAGCTGCTTTTAATGCTTTAGCTTTTCCTCTTCAAGAACTTTCTTATAGTCATCCCGATGCTTCGACTCTTTGTGTTCTCGCAGAAATGTTGGACAATGTAGTTCTGCATACTAAAATTAGAGAACAAGGCGGGGCTTACGGTTCCGGTGTATCTAATAATTTGGCTAAGGGAGTTTTTTATTTTTATAGTTATCGGGATCCTGAAATTTTTAACTCCTATCGAGTTTTTCTTGAAGCTATTGAAATTTTAATGGAAGGAAAATTCAGTGAACTAGATTTAAAAGAAGGTATTTTAGGTGTAATACAAGATTTGGATACACCGGTCCCACCTGGAGGAAGAGCTATCGTAAGTTATTTCAGACTCAGAAACGGCAAAACGGTAGATGTTCGTCAGAAATTTCGTAAGGCTCTATTGAATGTAACGGTGGAAGATATTAAATCCGTAGCTCGTAAGTATCTTTTTGAAATTTTGGACAGAGCGATATTCGTTTCTTTTGCCGGAGAAGAAATGCTTAGGAAAAATGCTGAAGAGTTTGACGGGAACATGAAATTATCGGCTTCACTTCTTTAA
- a CDS encoding DNA recombination protein RmuC: MTTSSLLSYICAMCLGGVIVFLWHYFKIISIKSRYALLLQQAEMQADNEKLTDKFSKELKDTSEAIINRFYEKTENHFQIKTEAIDKLMNPVQKILSDFQKDILNFRTVQAEEHGSLKSQITRLLEAEQKLEQETRNLTDIIKCPGTRGLWGEMQLKRVLELSGMLKHCDFNLQEQVQSTKARPDVIIKLPDDKIIIVDAKSPLSESYFSESIDKSDLIIKIRDHIKCLKQKAYWENQYSPEFVILFLPGESLFNDAIKEDPSLIDFGHRCNVFLTSPVTLLAMLKTISFAWKQENMHKQIEKIGDWGKTLYSRLITMFDHFNKVGHSLNTAVNAYNDTLSSLEKRVMVTAREFDKFDVKDDTKKLGDPKYVEVLSRTTDFRKTKESEEKNADYCSPLQSNKSED, from the coding sequence ATGACAACATCATCTTTGCTCTCATATATTTGCGCCATGTGCTTGGGAGGCGTTATTGTTTTTCTATGGCATTATTTTAAAATCATAAGCATTAAATCCAGATATGCACTACTACTACAACAGGCAGAAATGCAAGCGGATAATGAAAAATTAACCGATAAGTTTAGTAAAGAATTAAAAGATACTTCCGAAGCCATCATAAATCGTTTCTACGAAAAAACCGAAAATCATTTTCAAATAAAAACGGAAGCCATTGATAAGTTAATGAATCCCGTACAAAAAATTTTATCCGATTTTCAGAAAGATATTCTTAACTTTCGAACCGTCCAAGCAGAAGAACACGGTTCTTTGAAAAGTCAAATCACAAGATTATTGGAGGCGGAACAAAAACTGGAACAAGAAACTCGTAACTTAACAGATATCATAAAATGTCCAGGTACTCGAGGTCTATGGGGTGAAATGCAGTTGAAACGAGTCCTTGAATTGTCAGGAATGCTGAAACACTGTGATTTCAACCTACAAGAACAAGTTCAGAGTACGAAAGCAAGACCGGATGTCATTATTAAACTACCGGACGATAAAATCATCATAGTCGATGCAAAATCTCCTCTATCCGAATCTTATTTCTCGGAAAGCATCGATAAATCGGACCTTATAATAAAAATACGCGACCACATCAAATGTCTGAAACAAAAAGCCTATTGGGAAAATCAATACTCTCCCGAGTTCGTTATTCTTTTTTTACCTGGAGAAAGTTTATTCAACGATGCCATTAAAGAAGATCCTTCTTTGATTGATTTCGGACACCGGTGCAATGTCTTTTTGACTAGTCCGGTTACTCTTTTGGCTATGCTAAAAACCATTTCATTTGCTTGGAAACAAGAAAATATGCATAAACAAATAGAAAAAATCGGAGATTGGGGTAAAACGCTTTATTCAAGATTAATTACTATGTTCGATCACTTCAACAAAGTAGGACATAGTTTAAATACCGCCGTAAACGCGTATAACGATACTCTCAGTAGTTTGGAAAAAAGAGTCATGGTTACGGCTAGAGAATTCGATAAGTTCGATGTAAAGGACGACACTAAAAAGCTGGGTGATCCGAAATATGTAGAAGTATTATCCCGCACAACCGACTTTAGGAAAACCAAAGAATCGGAGGAAAAAAACGCCGATTACTGTTCACCGTTGCAATCTAACAAATCGGAAGATTGA
- a CDS encoding phosphatidylcholine/phosphatidylserine synthase, producing MTTKSRLHIKTRGKRVYLAPNVITAFALCCGLFIIFKSMLKEPNRDLCHVLRGLSILLLIAMVADFADGAVARIMKAESAFGGQFDSLSDSITFGVAPSLITIKSLSDFQFARPFNSLLLISAMIYSLCGVLRLVRYNIRSLKCDAGDSSEKSGYFTGLPIPAAGSAVVSATLLLSSNYGEYLSPKIKLFSLCSILIVIGGLMVSRWKFPNLKNLHFKIRSFSFVLILGIIAGIFFLGIIDYFIEMFFLVSWSYIGVVFPAFLLFRSNIDTSSPED from the coding sequence ATGACAACTAAGAGTCGTTTACACATTAAAACACGCGGAAAAAGAGTTTATTTAGCTCCGAATGTTATTACGGCTTTTGCTCTATGTTGCGGATTATTCATCATCTTTAAAAGCATGTTAAAAGAACCTAATCGAGACTTATGTCATGTTCTAAGAGGACTGTCCATTCTTCTTTTGATAGCGATGGTCGCCGATTTTGCAGACGGAGCCGTAGCGCGGATCATGAAAGCAGAGAGTGCTTTCGGCGGTCAGTTTGATTCCTTATCCGATTCCATAACTTTCGGAGTTGCACCTTCTTTAATTACGATCAAAAGTTTATCGGATTTTCAATTCGCCCGTCCTTTCAATTCGTTGTTGTTGATCTCCGCTATGATATATTCCCTATGTGGTGTCTTAAGGCTGGTTCGCTATAATATAAGATCCCTAAAATGCGATGCCGGAGATTCTTCCGAAAAATCGGGATATTTTACCGGTCTCCCTATTCCGGCCGCAGGCTCAGCGGTTGTTTCGGCAACTTTACTTTTATCTTCCAATTATGGAGAATACCTATCTCCGAAAATAAAACTGTTCTCTCTTTGTTCGATCTTAATCGTTATCGGAGGATTAATGGTTTCTCGGTGGAAATTTCCTAATTTAAAAAACCTGCATTTTAAGATCCGTTCTTTTTCTTTTGTTTTAATCTTGGGTATCATTGCCGGAATTTTTTTCTTAGGTATCATCGATTATTTTATCGAAATGTTTTTTTTAGTTTCTTGGTCATATATAGGAGTTGTATTTCCCGCTTTCCTACTTTTTCGCTCAAACATCGATACTTCATCTCCTGAGGATTAG